In Streptomyces sp. P3, one DNA window encodes the following:
- a CDS encoding SDR family oxidoreductase, with amino-acid sequence MSIVVTGATGNLGRHVVEQLLEKVPAEQITAVVRDEARAADLAARGVRLAVADYNAPETFDGLFAAGDKVLLVSGNEFDKGRVGQHKVVIDAAKAAGVALLAYTSAPGSLTAALADDHKGTEAALLASGVPYTLLRNGWYNENYTEQLAPVLQTGAVTQAAGEGRVASAARADYAAAAVAVLTSEGHENTTYELSGDTAWSFAEYAAELSRQTGREIAYNAVSVDDFVGILTTHAGLPGPLAAILGGVEASIAKGELAGTSGDLSRLTGRPTTPIADSIAIALKG; translated from the coding sequence ATGAGCATCGTCGTCACCGGAGCCACCGGAAACCTCGGCCGTCACGTCGTCGAGCAGCTGCTGGAGAAGGTTCCCGCAGAGCAGATCACAGCCGTCGTGCGTGACGAGGCCAGGGCCGCCGACCTCGCGGCCCGCGGCGTCAGGCTCGCCGTCGCCGACTACAACGCCCCCGAGACCTTCGACGGCCTCTTCGCCGCCGGCGACAAGGTGCTCCTCGTCTCCGGCAACGAGTTCGACAAGGGGCGCGTCGGCCAGCACAAGGTGGTCATCGACGCCGCGAAGGCCGCGGGCGTCGCCCTCCTCGCCTACACCAGCGCCCCCGGCTCACTGACCGCCGCCCTCGCCGACGACCACAAGGGCACGGAGGCGGCGCTCCTCGCGTCCGGCGTCCCGTACACGCTGCTGCGCAACGGCTGGTACAACGAGAACTACACCGAGCAGCTGGCCCCCGTGCTCCAGACCGGCGCCGTCACCCAGGCCGCCGGCGAGGGCCGCGTCGCCTCCGCCGCCCGGGCCGACTACGCCGCCGCAGCGGTGGCCGTCCTCACGAGCGAGGGGCACGAGAACACGACCTACGAGCTGAGCGGCGACACCGCCTGGAGCTTCGCCGAGTACGCGGCCGAGCTGAGCCGGCAGACCGGGCGGGAGATCGCCTACAACGCGGTCTCGGTCGACGACTTCGTCGGCATCCTGACGACCCACGCCGGACTCCCGGGCCCGCTCGCCGCGATCCTGGGCGGCGTGGAGGCGTCCATCGCCAAGGGCGAGCTGGCCGGCACCAGCGGCGACCTGTCCCGGCTGACCGGGCGTCCCACCACGCCGATCGCCGACTCGATAGCGATCGCACTCAAGGGCTGA
- the rarD gene encoding EamA family transporter RarD, whose translation MVGTSKSEGRIGLLNGFAAYGMWGLVPLFWPLLKPAGATEILAHRMVWSLAFVGVALLVVRRWAWAGELLRQPRRLALVVVAAAVITVNWGVYIWAVNSGHVVEASLGYFINPLVTIAMGVLILKERLRPVQWVAVGVGFAAVLVLTVGYGHPPWISLCLAFSFATYGLVKKKVNLGGVESLTAETAVQFLPALAYLIWLSAHGHATFASEGTGHAALLASTGIVTALPLVCFGAAAIRVPLSTLGLLQYLAPVFQFLLGVVYFDEAMPPERWAGFGLVWLALVLLTADAWRFARRPKRHVEVTEASMAAPTPADA comes from the coding sequence GTGGTCGGGACGTCGAAGAGTGAGGGCCGGATAGGTCTGCTGAACGGCTTCGCGGCATACGGCATGTGGGGCCTCGTGCCGCTCTTCTGGCCACTGCTCAAACCGGCCGGGGCGACCGAGATCCTCGCCCACCGCATGGTGTGGTCCCTCGCCTTCGTCGGCGTCGCGCTGCTCGTGGTGCGGCGCTGGGCGTGGGCCGGAGAGCTGCTGCGGCAGCCTCGCCGGCTGGCGCTCGTGGTGGTCGCCGCGGCCGTCATCACGGTGAACTGGGGCGTCTACATCTGGGCCGTCAACAGCGGCCACGTGGTCGAGGCGTCCCTCGGGTACTTCATCAACCCGCTGGTCACCATCGCCATGGGGGTACTGATCCTCAAGGAACGGCTGCGACCCGTGCAGTGGGTGGCGGTCGGCGTCGGCTTCGCGGCGGTGCTGGTGCTGACCGTCGGCTACGGCCACCCGCCGTGGATCTCTCTTTGCCTCGCCTTCTCGTTCGCCACCTACGGGCTGGTGAAGAAGAAGGTCAACCTCGGCGGGGTCGAGTCGCTGACCGCCGAGACCGCCGTCCAGTTCCTGCCGGCGCTGGCCTACCTGATCTGGCTCTCCGCGCACGGCCACGCCACCTTCGCGAGCGAGGGCACGGGACACGCGGCGCTCCTCGCGTCCACGGGTATCGTCACCGCCCTCCCCCTCGTCTGCTTCGGCGCGGCGGCGATCCGCGTGCCGCTGTCCACGCTGGGTCTGCTGCAGTACCTGGCCCCCGTCTTCCAGTTCCTGCTCGGCGTCGTGTACTTCGACGAGGCGATGCCGCCCGAGCGCTGGGCCGGTTTCGGCCTGGTCTGGCTCGCGCTGGTGCTGCTCACGGCGGACGCGTGGCGCTTCGCACGCCGCCCGAAGAGGCACGTCGAGGTGACCGAGGCGTCGATGGCGGCACCCACCCCCGCGGACGCCTGA
- a CDS encoding VOC family protein, whose protein sequence is MTQTPATPPSPATASEAASAVTPPAPTPLHWKLVIDAGDPHAQADFWAAALHYTAEDNGALVERLVELGALPGAATVEFHGRPAFRDLIAVRHPDDPYDTDSGTGLGRRLLFQRVPEAKTVKNRLHLDLHPGAERRAEEVARLTALGASVLREVKEPSGEWVVMADPEGNEFCVQ, encoded by the coding sequence ATGACGCAGACACCCGCAACGCCGCCCTCCCCCGCAACGGCGTCCGAGGCCGCCTCGGCGGTCACGCCGCCCGCGCCCACGCCCCTGCACTGGAAGCTCGTGATCGACGCCGGCGACCCGCACGCGCAGGCCGACTTCTGGGCCGCGGCGCTGCACTACACGGCCGAGGACAACGGCGCTCTCGTCGAGCGGTTGGTGGAGCTGGGCGCGCTGCCGGGCGCGGCGACGGTGGAGTTCCACGGCCGGCCCGCCTTCCGGGACCTGATCGCCGTGCGCCACCCCGACGACCCGTACGACACCGACAGCGGCACCGGACTCGGGCGGCGGCTGCTGTTCCAGCGGGTGCCGGAGGCCAAGACGGTGAAGAACCGGCTCCACCTGGATCTGCACCCCGGTGCCGAACGGCGGGCCGAGGAGGTGGCGCGGCTGACGGCGCTGGGGGCGAGCGTGCTCCGGGAGGTCAAGGAACCCTCCGGTGAGTGGGTGGTGATGGCCGACCCCGAGGGGAACGAGTTCTGCGTGCAGTGA
- a CDS encoding M28 family metallopeptidase, with protein sequence MKLPVSGRAAAAGAASIVMLLTVGSTAGAAPAPGPAPLAAAPDIPVANVKAHLAQLQSIATANGGNRAHGRAGYKASLDYAKAKLDAAGYTTVVQQFTSSGRTGYNLIADWPGGNTGQVVMAGAHLDSVTAGAGINDNGSGSAAVLELALTVARTGYQPTKHLRFAWWGAEELGMVGSRYYVNNLSSTNRARISGYLNFDMIGSPNPGYFVYDDDPVIEKTFKDYFAGIGVPTEIETEGDGRSDHAPFKNAGVPVGGLFSGADYTKTAAQAAKWGGTAGRAFDRCYHSSCDTSANIDDTALNRNADAAAYAVWTLSS encoded by the coding sequence ATGAAGCTCCCCGTCTCCGGTCGCGCGGCGGCCGCCGGCGCAGCCTCGATTGTCATGCTCCTGACCGTAGGATCGACGGCCGGCGCGGCGCCCGCACCCGGGCCCGCCCCCCTCGCCGCCGCTCCCGACATCCCCGTGGCCAACGTCAAGGCGCACCTGGCCCAGCTGCAGTCCATAGCCACCGCCAACGGCGGCAACCGCGCCCACGGCCGGGCCGGTTACAAGGCCTCACTCGACTACGCGAAGGCCAAGCTGGACGCCGCCGGGTACACCACCGTCGTCCAGCAGTTCACGTCGTCCGGGCGAACCGGCTACAACCTGATCGCGGACTGGCCCGGCGGCAACACCGGCCAGGTCGTCATGGCCGGCGCCCACCTCGACAGCGTCACGGCGGGCGCGGGCATCAACGACAACGGCTCCGGTTCGGCGGCCGTGCTGGAACTCGCCCTGACCGTGGCCCGGACCGGCTACCAGCCGACCAAGCACCTGCGGTTCGCCTGGTGGGGGGCCGAGGAGCTGGGCATGGTCGGCTCCCGGTACTACGTCAACAACCTGTCCTCGACGAACCGCGCCCGGATCAGCGGCTACCTCAACTTCGACATGATCGGCTCGCCGAACCCGGGCTACTTCGTCTATGACGACGATCCGGTCATCGAGAAGACCTTCAAGGACTACTTCGCCGGTATCGGCGTTCCGACGGAGATCGAGACCGAGGGCGACGGCCGCTCCGACCACGCCCCCTTCAAGAACGCGGGCGTGCCGGTGGGCGGCCTGTTCAGCGGCGCCGACTACACCAAGACGGCGGCGCAGGCGGCCAAGTGGGGCGGCACGGCCGGTCGGGCCTTCGACCGCTGCTACCACTCCTCCTGCGACACCTCCGCCAACATCGACGACACGGCCCTGAACCGCAACGCGGACGCAGCCGCGTACGCGGTCTGGACGCTGTCCTCCTGA
- a CDS encoding tetratricopeptide repeat protein, whose translation MSRLSREKKREQKHAGSPAAVTAPLDVQVRGGVGGTGGAATIGGVPVAAADGEEIQRAVLGHLHRIALATGHSVLATVHDERIGYVVPLRVDPDGSSHFAAEPLRAPAAPVATTHAQARAEAPAPTPAPPVVTPASAPVSASAQVQAPPPPVAAPLTSAPVAPAADPDGRPSEPRRDSATHLLRQVSEPVRDVTPTFPVHTVPEAEAEAARTPGSHSDPAPTYALRAVPESAPEPAPESQGPRSSGSDSGEFPGEIPAPGTVAVPTGVFGPPPAMDEQPNPETATPASPETVSPPRTPIEPLSQTSMAPPSPPPSPTLTPPPAPNPPSVPIPLPLPVSDAPTTLTSALGPTPLVPEGLISLSDMDPDPKPTPARGFDAVAEAVLGDDPRTLQGAGGAPALLAEPIARINEAVRAGRTDVATELAERTVVEASGTLGPEHPEVLRLRELTAYIAYLAGDPLRAFHLSLELARIHRRARDAEGAYGNVQSAAAAWRAVRDPFQGLNLGTELLGLWTELTAEEGPAADDLEELESARARMLRLTARARRSGG comes from the coding sequence ATGTCTCGACTCAGCCGCGAGAAGAAGCGGGAACAGAAGCACGCCGGCAGCCCGGCCGCCGTGACGGCGCCGCTCGACGTCCAAGTCCGCGGGGGCGTGGGCGGCACTGGCGGCGCGGCGACGATAGGGGGTGTGCCGGTCGCGGCGGCCGACGGCGAGGAGATCCAGCGCGCCGTCCTCGGCCACCTGCACCGCATCGCCCTCGCCACCGGCCACTCGGTCCTCGCCACCGTCCACGACGAACGCATCGGTTACGTCGTCCCCCTGCGCGTGGACCCGGACGGCTCCAGCCACTTCGCGGCGGAGCCGCTGCGCGCACCGGCGGCCCCCGTTGCGACGACCCATGCCCAGGCCCGTGCCGAGGCCCCGGCGCCGACTCCGGCTCCGCCGGTCGTGACTCCGGCGTCTGCCCCGGTCTCGGCCTCGGCCCAGGTCCAGGCCCCGCCTCCGCCGGTCGCCGCTCCTCTGACTTCCGCGCCGGTCGCGCCCGCCGCCGACCCGGACGGACGGCCGTCCGAGCCCCGGCGGGACAGTGCCACGCATCTCCTGCGCCAGGTCTCCGAGCCGGTGCGGGACGTCACCCCCACGTTCCCCGTGCACACGGTGCCCGAGGCGGAGGCGGAGGCGGCGCGGACGCCGGGCTCGCATTCGGACCCGGCCCCCACGTACGCACTCCGGGCCGTACCGGAGTCGGCCCCTGAGCCGGCCCCGGAGTCGCAGGGCCCGAGGAGTTCCGGGTCCGACTCGGGGGAATTCCCGGGTGAGATTCCGGCACCCGGCACGGTCGCCGTCCCGACCGGTGTGTTCGGCCCGCCCCCGGCGATGGACGAGCAGCCGAACCCGGAAACCGCCACCCCGGCCTCGCCCGAGACCGTGTCCCCGCCCCGGACCCCGATCGAGCCCCTGTCCCAGACCTCGATGGCGCCCCCGTCCCCGCCCCCGTCCCCGACCCTGACGCCGCCCCCGGCGCCCAACCCGCCCTCGGTCCCGATTCCGCTCCCGCTTCCCGTGTCCGACGCTCCCACCACCCTCACCTCGGCCCTCGGCCCCACACCGCTCGTCCCCGAGGGGCTCATCTCCCTCTCGGACATGGACCCCGACCCCAAACCCACCCCCGCCCGAGGATTCGACGCGGTCGCGGAGGCGGTGCTCGGGGACGATCCCCGCACCCTCCAGGGCGCCGGCGGAGCACCCGCACTCCTGGCCGAGCCGATCGCGCGGATCAACGAGGCCGTACGGGCGGGCCGGACGGACGTCGCGACCGAACTCGCCGAGCGGACCGTGGTGGAGGCGTCCGGGACGCTCGGGCCGGAGCACCCCGAAGTGCTCCGGCTGCGCGAACTCACCGCCTATATCGCCTACTTGGCGGGTGACCCGCTGCGGGCCTTCCATCTCTCCCTCGAACTGGCCCGCATTCACCGCCGGGCCCGGGACGCGGAGGGCGCGTACGGCAACGTCCAGAGCGCGGCCGCGGCCTGGCGTGCCGTGCGCGACCCCTTCCAGGGCCTCAACCTGGGGACGGAACTCCTCGGCCTGTGGACGGAACTCACCGCCGAGGAGGGCCCCGCCGCGGACGACCTGGAGGAACTGGAGTCCGCCCGCGCGCGCATGCTCCGGCTGACTGCCCGCGCGCGCAGGTCGGGCGGGTAG
- a CDS encoding DUF6668 family protein, which translates to MWTTDGQRGPEIWIRGPVPAPDPVPPPHPGVATPRRFSWVAAHGGAGSTTLATVYGGHDCGRGWPGAGDPPAVLLVARTHATGLESALRALEAFRRGDAPQALDLDSVVLVADAPGRLPRPLVQRVRVIESVIDVYRVPWVADWRLGDLAGGPPRETQPLSRLTGAAAGRAR; encoded by the coding sequence ATGTGGACGACGGACGGGCAGCGGGGACCGGAGATCTGGATCCGCGGGCCGGTGCCCGCACCGGACCCGGTGCCGCCGCCCCACCCCGGCGTCGCCACGCCCCGGCGCTTCTCCTGGGTCGCCGCGCACGGCGGGGCCGGCAGCACGACGCTCGCGACGGTCTACGGCGGCCACGACTGCGGGCGCGGGTGGCCGGGCGCCGGTGATCCGCCGGCCGTCCTGCTGGTCGCCCGCACCCATGCGACGGGACTGGAGTCCGCTCTGCGCGCGCTGGAGGCGTTCCGGCGCGGGGACGCCCCACAGGCGCTCGACCTGGACTCCGTGGTCCTCGTCGCGGACGCGCCGGGGCGGCTGCCGCGGCCGCTCGTCCAGCGGGTTCGGGTGATCGAATCGGTCATCGACGTGTACCGCGTGCCGTGGGTGGCTGACTGGCGGCTCGGCGACCTGGCCGGCGGCCCGCCGCGCGAGACCCAGCCGCTGTCCCGCCTCACCGGGGCGGCGGCCGGACGGGCCCGCTGA
- a CDS encoding amidase, which translates to MRAAGPWEWPAAVELAGAVRAGRLTAVDVVGEALGRIAATDRSLCAFAEVWEERARAAAREVDARIAAGERRLPLAGVPIGVKGRFGLRTAGPLIAAGCVPVGATAVPGTGTPWLTWGLGAHGRTVNPWRADRTPGGSSAGAAAAVAAGLVPLATGSDGAGSVRIPAAWCGVIGLKTTNDRRPPGERGQLRSGDRTGLAAPGVIVRYAADATAYRRITARETTSEMTERANPCPSVAAFSPDLGFADPDPEPVALARAAATRLAAAGVVRLPPSGSPPHLEDPAPAWLALRSPGADRAPAERVRAANDRLLAAFFSRADLLLTPTTPNPAHGHEGPGERYSTALTWAFNLSGHPAISLPAGVGEDGCPLGLQMIAAHGGEATLLAVARAAESRHT; encoded by the coding sequence ATGAGGGCGGCCGGGCCCTGGGAGTGGCCTGCGGCGGTGGAGCTCGCCGGGGCCGTGCGGGCCGGGCGGCTTACGGCGGTGGACGTCGTCGGCGAGGCGCTCGGTCGGATCGCCGCGACCGACCGTTCCCTGTGCGCGTTCGCCGAGGTGTGGGAGGAACGGGCTCGTGCAGCGGCGCGTGAGGTCGACGCGCGGATCGCGGCGGGTGAGCGGCGGCTGCCGCTGGCCGGAGTGCCGATAGGCGTGAAGGGGCGGTTCGGGCTGCGTACGGCGGGCCCGCTGATCGCCGCCGGCTGTGTGCCCGTGGGGGCGACCGCCGTGCCCGGCACCGGAACGCCCTGGCTGACGTGGGGACTCGGCGCCCACGGCCGCACGGTCAATCCCTGGCGCGCGGACCGCACGCCAGGCGGCTCCTCGGCGGGCGCGGCGGCAGCGGTGGCCGCAGGCCTCGTCCCGCTCGCGACCGGCAGCGACGGTGCCGGCTCGGTGCGCATCCCGGCCGCGTGGTGCGGGGTGATCGGCCTGAAGACCACGAACGACCGTCGACCGCCCGGGGAGCGTGGACAGCTTCGGTCCGGGGACCGTACGGGGCTGGCGGCGCCCGGTGTGATCGTCCGGTACGCGGCGGACGCCACGGCGTACCGGCGGATCACGGCCCGGGAAACCACTTCAGAAATGACCGAAAGAGCGAACCCCTGTCCGTCTGTCGCCGCCTTCTCCCCCGATCTGGGTTTCGCCGACCCCGACCCGGAGCCGGTCGCCCTGGCCCGGGCCGCCGCGACGCGGCTCGCCGCGGCCGGAGTCGTACGGCTGCCGCCCTCCGGGTCCCCGCCGCACCTGGAGGACCCCGCTCCGGCCTGGTTGGCGCTGCGCTCCCCAGGCGCGGACCGCGCCCCCGCCGAACGCGTCCGCGCGGCGAACGACCGGCTGCTGGCCGCCTTCTTCTCGCGGGCGGACCTGCTGCTGACGCCCACCACCCCGAACCCCGCACACGGTCACGAGGGCCCGGGCGAGCGGTATTCGACGGCGCTCACCTGGGCGTTCAACCTGAGCGGTCACCCGGCGATCAGTCTGCCCGCGGGGGTCGGCGAGGACGGCTGTCCGCTGGGACTCCAGATGATCGCGGCCCACGGCGGCGAAGCGACGCTGCTGGCCGTCGCCCGGGCCGCCGAGAGCCGACACACCTGA
- a CDS encoding flavodoxin family protein, producing the protein MTHRNVLFVLGSSRPDGNTESLARAAAEQLPSDVEQTWISLAAHPLPDFTDQRHDIDHVRPTEGSAALLLDATLAATDIVIASPLYWYSVSAQTKRYLDHWSGWLRTPGLGFETTLAGRTLWGVTVLADEQPSVADPLVGTLRNSAAYLGMRFGGVLLGNGSKPGDVLSDTEALARAKTFFAQDAPLARFPYETR; encoded by the coding sequence ATGACACACCGCAACGTCCTTTTCGTGCTGGGCAGCAGCCGACCCGACGGCAACACCGAGTCGCTGGCCCGCGCGGCGGCCGAGCAGCTGCCGTCCGACGTGGAGCAGACGTGGATCAGCCTCGCCGCGCACCCCCTGCCCGACTTCACCGACCAGCGTCATGACATCGACCACGTCCGGCCGACCGAGGGCAGCGCCGCCCTGCTGCTCGACGCCACGCTCGCCGCGACGGACATCGTGATCGCGTCCCCGCTGTACTGGTACTCGGTCTCCGCGCAGACCAAGCGCTATCTCGACCACTGGTCGGGCTGGCTGCGCACCCCGGGCCTCGGTTTCGAGACGACGCTGGCCGGACGCACTCTGTGGGGCGTCACCGTGCTGGCCGACGAACAGCCCTCGGTCGCCGACCCGCTCGTCGGCACGCTCCGCAATTCGGCCGCGTACCTGGGGATGCGCTTCGGCGGGGTGCTGCTCGGCAACGGCAGCAAGCCCGGCGACGTCCTGAGCGACACGGAGGCACTGGCACGGGCGAAGACCTTCTTCGCGCAGGACGCCCCGCTCGCCCGCTTCCCCTACGAGACCCGCTGA
- a CDS encoding ABC transporter permease, whose protein sequence is MFRSELLTTFRRWRTLALLGVLAAVPVLVGIAVKLETGDGGSGGPGGGRGGGGAGPAFIAQVTNNGLFLVFTALAVTLPFFLPMAIGVIAGDAIAGEANAGTLRYLLIAPAGRSRLLLAKYATVMTFCLVATLVVALSALTVGALLFPLGDLTTISGTRIGFGDGLLRALLIALVVALSLIGVAALGLFVSTLTGSGIAAMATTVGLLITVQILDQIPQLDALQPYFFSHYWLSFADLMREPVYWDDLQKNLGLQALYAAFFGSAAWARFTTKDVTA, encoded by the coding sequence CTGTTCCGCAGCGAACTGCTGACGACCTTCCGGCGCTGGCGCACCCTCGCCCTGCTGGGCGTGCTGGCGGCCGTGCCGGTCCTGGTCGGGATCGCCGTGAAGCTCGAGACGGGCGACGGCGGCTCGGGCGGCCCCGGCGGCGGGAGAGGGGGTGGTGGGGCCGGACCCGCGTTCATCGCGCAGGTCACCAACAACGGCCTGTTCCTGGTCTTCACCGCGCTGGCCGTGACCCTGCCGTTCTTCCTGCCCATGGCGATCGGCGTCATCGCGGGCGACGCGATCGCCGGTGAGGCGAACGCGGGCACCCTGCGCTACCTCCTGATCGCCCCGGCCGGCCGCTCCCGCCTTCTGCTGGCCAAGTACGCGACCGTCATGACCTTCTGCCTGGTCGCCACCCTCGTGGTCGCGCTCTCGGCGCTGACGGTCGGGGCACTGCTCTTCCCGCTCGGCGATCTGACCACGATCTCCGGCACCCGGATCGGCTTCGGGGACGGACTGCTGCGGGCGCTGCTGATCGCCCTGGTCGTCGCCCTCTCCCTGATCGGCGTGGCGGCGCTCGGCCTGTTCGTCTCGACGCTCACCGGCAGCGGCATCGCTGCGATGGCGACGACCGTCGGCCTGCTGATCACGGTCCAGATCCTCGACCAGATCCCCCAGCTCGACGCGCTCCAGCCGTACTTCTTCTCGCACTACTGGCTGTCCTTCGCCGACCTCATGCGCGAGCCGGTCTACTGGGACGACCTGCAGAAGAACCTCGGCCTTCAGGCGCTGTACGCGGCGTTCTTCGGCTCGGCGGCCTGGGCGCGCTTCACGACGAAGGACGTCACCGCGTAA
- a CDS encoding ABC transporter ATP-binding protein: protein MDDVDAVARTDDAVIRTRALTKRYRGGQLAVDGLDLTVPAGSVFGFLGPNGSGKTTTIRMLMGLIEPTAGTARVLGQPMPRAVRAVLPHVGALIEGPALYGFLSGRDNLLRYDAADPTADPRTRRARVEATLDRVGLTAAAGKKAKAYSLGMKQRLGLAAALLQPRRLLVLDEPTNGLDPQGMREIRSLIRELASEGTTVFLSSHLLDEIEQVCTHAAVMAQGRLIVQGPVADLAAGTRGRLVVTTPDPADAARVLKEQGVADVVVGEGRVSAEAPPPDRDPADLNEALVTAGVRVRGFAVERASLEDAFVALTGEGFDVAG from the coding sequence ATGGACGACGTCGACGCAGTCGCCCGCACCGACGACGCCGTCATCCGCACCCGCGCCCTCACCAAGCGCTACCGCGGCGGACAGCTCGCCGTGGACGGTCTCGACCTCACCGTCCCGGCGGGCAGCGTCTTCGGCTTCCTCGGGCCCAACGGCTCCGGCAAGACGACCACCATCCGCATGCTGATGGGGCTCATCGAACCCACGGCCGGCACGGCCCGCGTCCTGGGGCAACCCATGCCGCGGGCCGTCCGGGCCGTGCTGCCGCACGTCGGGGCCCTGATCGAGGGACCCGCCCTCTACGGCTTCCTCTCCGGCCGGGACAACCTGCTGCGGTACGACGCCGCCGATCCGACGGCCGACCCGCGCACCCGGCGTGCGCGGGTCGAGGCGACGCTGGACCGGGTGGGGCTGACGGCCGCCGCGGGCAAGAAGGCGAAGGCGTACTCCCTCGGCATGAAGCAGCGTCTCGGGCTCGCGGCGGCCCTGCTGCAGCCCCGCCGGCTGCTCGTCCTCGACGAGCCGACGAACGGGCTGGATCCGCAGGGCATGCGGGAGATCCGTTCGTTGATCCGGGAGTTGGCCTCGGAGGGCACGACCGTCTTCCTCTCCTCGCACCTGCTCGACGAGATCGAGCAGGTGTGCACCCACGCGGCGGTGATGGCGCAGGGCCGGCTGATCGTGCAGGGCCCGGTGGCGGACCTCGCGGCGGGGACCCGCGGCCGACTGGTCGTGACGACCCCGGATCCGGCGGACGCGGCCCGGGTGCTGAAGGAGCAGGGCGTGGCCGACGTCGTCGTCGGCGAGGGCCGGGTGAGCGCGGAGGCGCCGCCGCCGGACCGCGATCCGGCCGACCTGAACGAGGCACTGGTGACGGCGGGCGTCCGCGTCCGCGGCTTCGCCGTCGAACGGGCCTCCCTGGAGGACGCGTTCGTGGCACTCACGGGGGAGGGTTTCGATGTCGCGGGCTGA
- a CDS encoding outer membrane lipoprotein carrier protein LolA: MAPKASDDTMTGGEADDLRVGRRKAVRYVVPVTVIGVAAATIGLVPALADSGDPDLPKITAQQLLDKIAASDVQQLSGTVKITTDLGLPDLGGLESGLLSGVAKGDDGSAADPSAKLTELASGTHTLRVAADGPDRQKLSLLENAAEYSVIHNGKNVWGYDSGSNEVYHSTVDESTGKKAESPVPATPKDLTDDALKAVDDTTSVTVDGTVQVAGREAYKLLVKPKQAGSTVGAISVAVDAKTGLPLKFTLTPASGGAAVVDAGFTQVTFAKPAASTFDFTAPKGAKVTEGDEAGKGERAGKGDEGGRPAPGHGGSDDFAEAFGGQGGPEGLDVIGEGWTSVAVFGTGGEGAPSAAEAGGDLGGFLGSFGDKVSGKFGSGTVFSTRLINALMTDDGKVYVGAVTKDALVKAADAGK; the protein is encoded by the coding sequence ATGGCACCGAAGGCATCCGACGACACCATGACCGGCGGGGAGGCCGACGACCTGCGCGTCGGACGGCGCAAGGCCGTGCGGTACGTCGTTCCGGTCACCGTGATCGGTGTCGCGGCCGCGACGATCGGACTGGTCCCGGCGCTCGCCGACTCCGGCGACCCCGACCTGCCGAAGATCACCGCACAGCAGCTCCTCGACAAGATCGCCGCTTCGGACGTGCAGCAGCTGTCCGGAACGGTGAAGATCACCACGGACCTCGGGCTGCCCGACCTCGGCGGTCTGGAGAGCGGCCTCCTCTCGGGGGTGGCCAAGGGCGACGACGGCTCGGCCGCCGATCCGTCCGCCAAGCTCACCGAACTCGCCTCAGGCACACACACGTTGCGCGTAGCCGCCGACGGTCCGGACCGGCAGAAGCTCTCGCTGCTGGAGAACGCCGCCGAATACAGCGTCATCCACAACGGCAAGAACGTGTGGGGGTACGACAGCGGCTCCAACGAGGTCTACCACTCCACCGTCGACGAGAGCACGGGGAAGAAGGCGGAGTCCCCCGTTCCCGCGACGCCCAAGGACCTCACCGATGACGCCCTGAAGGCGGTCGACGACACGACGTCCGTGACCGTCGACGGCACGGTCCAGGTAGCCGGCCGTGAGGCCTACAAACTGCTCGTGAAGCCCAAGCAGGCCGGGTCCACGGTGGGCGCGATCAGCGTGGCGGTGGACGCGAAGACGGGCCTGCCGCTGAAGTTCACGCTGACCCCGGCGAGCGGCGGCGCCGCCGTCGTGGATGCCGGCTTCACCCAGGTCACCTTCGCCAAGCCCGCAGCCTCAACCTTCGACTTCACCGCCCCCAAGGGCGCGAAGGTCACCGAGGGCGACGAGGCGGGCAAGGGCGAGAGGGCCGGCAAGGGCGACGAGGGAGGCAGGCCGGCGCCCGGGCACGGCGGCTCCGACGACTTCGCCGAGGCCTTCGGCGGCCAGGGCGGACCCGAGGGCCTCGACGTCATCGGCGAGGGCTGGACCTCGGTCGCCGTCTTCGGCACCGGCGGTGAGGGCGCTCCCTCGGCTGCGGAGGCCGGCGGCGACCTCGGCGGGTTCCTCGGCTCCTTCGGAGACAAGGTGAGCGGCAAGTTCGGCTCCGGGACCGTCTTCTCCACCCGCCTGATCAACGCCCTGATGACGGACGACGGCAAGGTCTACGTCGGTGCGGTCACCAAGGACGCCCTGGTGAAGGCAGCCGACGCGGGGAAGTGA